The window CTGACCGGACCGCTCTTGCGCCCGAGCAGCACGACCCTCGCGCGTCGCGTCCGCTCGCTTCCCGTGTCGGTGGCCGTCCCAGGATGACGTTCGCGGCGGCCCCGAAGCCGGTCCGGCGCGCGCTCACCGTCCGCGAGCTGGCGGCGCGTCTGCAGGGCGTGCTGCAGGAGCGCTTCCCGACCCGCTTCTGGGTCGAGGGCGAGCTCTCGAACGTCAAGCCGGCGCGCAACGGCCACGTCTGGTGCTGTCTCAAGGACGGCGACGCGCAGATCGAGGCGGTGATCTGGCGCGACGACCTGCGCGCGCTGCGCTTCTCGCCGGCGGACGGCATGCACGTCCTCGCGCTCGTTCGCCGCGTCGACTTCTACGCGCCGTCCGGACGCCTGCGGATCCAGCTCGAGCGCATCGAGCCGCAAGGCATCGGCGCGCTCTACCGCGCGCTCGAGGAGCGCAAGCAGCGGCTCGCCGCGGAAGGGCTCTTCGACGAGGCGCGCAAGCGGCCGTTGCCGTTCCTCCCGCGCACGGTGGGCGTGGCGACCGCCGCCACCGGCGCCGCGGTGCGCGACATCCTGCGCATCCTCCTGCAGCGCTTCCCCGACCGTCACGTGATCGTGCGGCCGTGCCGCGTGCAGGGCGAGGGCGCCGCGGCGGACGTCGCGGCGGCGCTCGACGATCTGAACCGCGACGGCGCGGCCGAGGTGATCATCGTCGGCCGCGGCGGCGGCTCGATCGAGGATCTGTGGGCGTTCAACGAGGAGGTCGTCGTGCGCGCGATCGCGCGCTCGCGCGTGCCGGTGGTCTCGGCGGTCGGGCACGAAACCGACTGGACGCTCGCCGATCTCGTCGCCGACGTGCGCGCGCCGACGCCGACCGCGGCCGCGGCGCTCGTCATGCCGCAGCGTGACGAGCTCGAGGAGCGTCTCGCGACCAGCGCCCTGCGTCTCCGGCGCGCGCTCGCGCAGCGCGTGGAGCGCGCGCGCAGCCGGCTCGCCGCGGCGGACGTGGTGCTCGCGGATCCGCGCCGTCTGGTGCGGGAGCGTCGCCTGCGCCTCGAGTCGCTCGCGCGCCGGGCGCGCGAGGCGATGCTGACGATCCCGGTCTCGCGACGCCAGCGCATCGACCGCATCGCGGCGCGCCTCGGCGGCTGCGCGCCGCAGCCGCAGGCGCGACGGCTCGAGCTCGAACGGCTCGGGCAGCGCATGACCGCCGCCTGGGAAAGGCGCTTCGCCGGCGCACGTCACGAGGTCGACGCGCGCGCTGCGCAGCTCGACGCGCTGTCGCCGCTCGCGGTGCTCGGCCGCGGCTTCGCGCTCGCGCGTCGCGAAGGCGGCGCGGTGGTGCGCGACGCGACGACGCTCTCGGTCGGTGAGTCGCTCGATCTGCGCTTCGCCCGCGGCAGCGCGCGTGCGCAGGTGCTAGAGACGTCGGCCGAGAGCGGCGCCGAGGTGCCGCGAGGAACGTTGCGGAGGGGGAAGTGAGCGAGCAAAGGGACACCGCGCAGGCGGCGGCGAGGCCGACGTTCGAGGAAGGGATGCGGACGCTGGAGAGCATCGTGAGCCGCCTCGAGGCCGGTAACCTGCCGCTCGAAGAGTCGCTCGAGGCGTTCGAGCAGGGCGTGGCGATGCTGCGCACGCTGCACGCCCAGCTCGGCGAGGTCGAGCGCCGGGTCGAGATCCTTCTCCGCGACGCGGGCGGCGTTCTGCGGACGCGCGACGGCAGCGAGCTCACGCGGTGACGGCGGCCGAGCTGGAGCGTTACCTCGCCGCGCGCCGGCGCATCATCGAGCGAGCGCTGCGCGGCTATCTCAAACGGAGCGGGCGTCCGCCGCAGCTCGCGGAAGCGATGCGCTACGCGGTGCTCGGGCCGGGCAAGCGCGTGCGTCCGGTGCTCGCGCTCGCCGCGGCCGAGGTGGTCGGCGGGAGCGCGGCCGCGAAGCGCGCGGTGCCGTTCGGCTGCGCGATCGAGATGATCCACGCGTACTCGCTCGTGCACGACGACCTGCCGGCGATGGACGACGACGACGAGCGTCGCGGTCGGCCGTCCCTACACGTCAAGTATGGCGAGGCGCTCGGCATCTTGACCGGCGACGCGCTGCTCACCGAGGCCTTCGCCGTGATCGCCAGCGCCGCGAACGGCAAGCGCGGCGAGGAGGCGCGACGTGCGCTCACCATCGTCGCCGAGGTGGCGGAGGCCGCGGGCGCGGACGGCATGGTGGCGGGCCAGGTGGTCGACCTCGCGAGCGAGGGGCTCGCGAACGTCCCGCTGCGCACCGTCACCGCAATCCACCGCCGCAAGACGGGCGCGCTGATCCGCTGCGCCGTGCGCGCGGGCGCGATCGCCGGCGGCGCCACGCCGCGCGAGCTCGAGCGTCTGACCGCGTACGGCGAGGCCATCGGGCTCGCCTTCCAGATCGCCGACGACATCCTCGACGCGACCGACGCCCGCGCGCTGATCGGCCGCAAGGGCGGCAAGGACGCAGCGAAGGGCAAGGCGACCTACCCAGCGGTCCTCGGCGTCGAGGGCGCGCGCCGTCGCGCGCGCCAGGCGGCGGACGACGCCTGCGAAGCGCTGCGCGCGTTCGGCTCGCGAGCGGAACCGCTCGCGGCGCTGGTGCGCCATGTCGTCGAGCGCGCGTCTTGACGTGACGCTTGCGGCCCGCGGGCTCGCGCCGAGCCGCGAGCGGGCACGACGCATGATCCTCGCTGGCTGCGTGTACGTGAACGGCCAGCGCGCGCGCCACGCCGGCGATCTGGTGCGCGAGGACGCCGAGATCACGGTGACGGGGCCGGATCACGAGTACGTGTCCCGTGGTGGCGTCAAGCTCGCGGCCGCGCTCGACGCCTTCGCGCTCGACGTCACGGGCCGCATCTGCGTCGACGTCGGCGCGTCGACCGGCGGCTTCACCGACTGCCTGCTGCAGCGCGGCGCGGCGCTCGTGCACGCGGTCGACGTCGGCTACGGGCAGCTCGCCTGGAAGCTGCGCACGGATTCGCGCGTGCGCGTCCACGAGCGGACCAACATGCGCAACCTGCCGCCCAGCGCGCTCGACCCCGCGCCGTCGCTCGCGGTGATCGACGCGTCGTTCATCTCGCTGCGGCTTCTGCTGCCGGCGACGCGCGCGCAGCTCGTGCCGCCCGCGGAGATCGTGGCGCTGGTCAAGCCGCAGTTCGAGGTCGGGCGCGAGAAGGTGGGGAAGGGCGGCGTGGTGCGCGACGAGGCGGCGCGCGAGGAGGCGGTCGCGGCCGTGGTCGCGGCGGCGGCGGAGCTCGGGCTCGCGCTGCGCGGCACCTGCGTGTCGCCGCTGCCGGGCGCGAAGAAGGGCAACGTCGAGCTGTTCGTCTACCTCGCGGCCGCGTGAAGGGGCCGCGCATCCGCGTGCCGCGTCTGCGCCTGGTTGACAGCCGCCCCCCGCGCCGATAACCGGCCCCCTCGGTGGCCTGGTTCAAGAGCGAAGAGGAGCGCGTCGCGGACGAGCTGCAGGCGCTCCAGGCGGAGTACCGCCGCCTCGCCCGCCAGCTCGAGTCGCACGCCGAGCTCGCCCCGTACCCGCACGTCGCCGAGCGGCTGCAGCGGCTGCTCGACGCGGAGGAGCGGAACGCACGGACCGTCGCCGAGCGGCTCGCCGCGCTCGGCCGCCACCCGCGCCCGAACGGCATCGAGCACGTCCGTGGCGGCCGCAACTCGTGGGAGCGCCTGGTGGCGACGCTCGAGGACTACCGCGCGCTGGAGCGCCGCCTCACGTCGCTGTACGTGCGCTGGGACGACGAGCACCCGGAGGACGCGGCGCTCGTGCGCTCGCTGCGCGACTTGGCCGCCGCGCACCGCGAGACCATCGCCGATCTGATCGCGCGCAGCGACCCGCACGCGACCAACTGATCCTGCCGGGACACGGGCCCGCGTTCCGCGGTTCGCGGGCGCCCGGGCGACCTTCGCCCCACGGGGCTTTGTATCGCCGCCAGGCATTCGTTAGGTTGGACGGGTCCGCGCGACTCCACGCGCGGACGCCAGACCAGGAAGAATGGGAGCGACATGGCCCGCGTAACGGTCGAGGACTGCCTCGAAAAGATCCCCAACCGATTCGAGCTCGTGATTCTCGCGGCTCGCCGGGCGAAGCAGCTCTTGAAGGGCTCGCGGCCCCTGGTCGAGACGACGAACAAGGAAGTGGTGAGCGCGCTGCGCGAGATCGCCGCTGGCAAGGTGACGGCCCGCTATCCCGACCAGTGACGGGGCAGCGCCTCCGGTCGGGCGGGCGCTACGATCGGTGACGGATGGCCAAACGCGATAGCGAGGGCGGCTCCGGTCGAGCCGGCGCGAGCGATCTGTACGCCGTGCTCGGCGTGCCGCGTGACGCCACCGCCGACCAGATCAAGAAGGCCTACCGCAAGCTCGCCCGCAAGTACCATCCGGACGTCAATCCCGGGGACAAGGCGGCCGAGGAGCGCTTCAAGGAGATCTCGCGCGCGCACGACGTCCTCTCCGACGAGAGGATGCGCAAGCTCTACGACGAGTTCGGCGAAGAAGCCCTGCAGGCCGGCTTCGACCCCGAGAAGGCGCGCGAGTACCGACGCTGGAAGGAGGAGGCGTCGCGCATGCGCGGCGCCGGCTTCACCGCGCGCGGCGCGCGAGCGAGCGCGCGCGGCTTCGAGGACCTGTTCGGCGGTCGCGCGGCGGGCGGCTTCCACGGCTTCGAGGATCTGTTCGGTGACGTCTTCACGCGCGCCGCGACGATGCCGCAGCGGGGCGCCGACATCGAGGTGCCGATCCGCGTCGAGTTCATGGAGGCGATCCGCGGCACGACCCGCTCGATCAGCCTGCGACGGCCCGAGGCGTGCCCGACGTGCAAGGGCATGGGCCTCGTCGCCGGCAACCGTCCGTGCTCGCGCTGCGGCGGCGACGGCGTGATCGAGGAGTCGGTGCGCCTCAACGTCAAGATCCCGCCCGGCGTCGACAACGGCTCGCGCGTGCGCGTGCCGGGAAAGGGCGGAGCGGGCACCAACGGCGCGCCGCCGGGCGACATCTTCCTCGTCGTCGAGGTCGGCGAGCACCCGCTGCTGAAGCGCGACGGGCTCGATCTGACGCTCGAGGTCCCGCTGACCGTGCCCGAGGCCGCGCTCGGTGCGACCGTCAAGGTGCCGACGCCGGACGGCGAGGTGTCGCTCAAGATCCCGCCCGGGACGCAGAGCGGCAAGCGCTTCCGGCTGCGCGGCAAGGGCGTCAAGTCGCTGCACGGCAACGAGCACGGCGACTTCTACGTTCGCGTCCTCGTGCACGTGCCCGACCGCGCCGAGCAGGCGCGTGAGCAGATCGCGCAGCTCGAGAAGTACTACTCGCGCAATCCGCGCCAGGGGCTGCGGCTGTGAAGACGAAGGAGCCCGGCTCGCCGACGCCGAGGTCCGGAGCACGTCGCGAGCGACGCGCGAAGGGCCGCAAGCCGGCGGCCGCGCGCCCGGTCGAGCCCGAGGTGGTCGAGGAGGAGCCCGAGGTCGTCGACGAGGTCGAGGAGGTCGAGCCCGAGGTCCTCGACGCCGGCGACGTCGAGATCCTCGACGCGGAGACCGTCGAGCCGGTCGACGGCGCCGAGCC is drawn from Candidatus Binatia bacterium and contains these coding sequences:
- the xseA gene encoding exodeoxyribonuclease VII large subunit; amino-acid sequence: MTFAAAPKPVRRALTVRELAARLQGVLQERFPTRFWVEGELSNVKPARNGHVWCCLKDGDAQIEAVIWRDDLRALRFSPADGMHVLALVRRVDFYAPSGRLRIQLERIEPQGIGALYRALEERKQRLAAEGLFDEARKRPLPFLPRTVGVATAATGAAVRDILRILLQRFPDRHVIVRPCRVQGEGAAADVAAALDDLNRDGAAEVIIVGRGGGSIEDLWAFNEEVVVRAIARSRVPVVSAVGHETDWTLADLVADVRAPTPTAAAALVMPQRDELEERLATSALRLRRALAQRVERARSRLAAADVVLADPRRLVRERRLRLESLARRAREAMLTIPVSRRQRIDRIAARLGGCAPQPQARRLELERLGQRMTAAWERRFAGARHEVDARAAQLDALSPLAVLGRGFALARREGGAVVRDATTLSVGESLDLRFARGSARAQVLETSAESGAEVPRGTLRRGK
- the xseB gene encoding exodeoxyribonuclease VII small subunit, encoding MSEQRDTAQAAARPTFEEGMRTLESIVSRLEAGNLPLEESLEAFEQGVAMLRTLHAQLGEVERRVEILLRDAGGVLRTRDGSELTR
- a CDS encoding farnesyl diphosphate synthase, whose amino-acid sequence is MTAAELERYLAARRRIIERALRGYLKRSGRPPQLAEAMRYAVLGPGKRVRPVLALAAAEVVGGSAAAKRAVPFGCAIEMIHAYSLVHDDLPAMDDDDERRGRPSLHVKYGEALGILTGDALLTEAFAVIASAANGKRGEEARRALTIVAEVAEAAGADGMVAGQVVDLASEGLANVPLRTVTAIHRRKTGALIRCAVRAGAIAGGATPRELERLTAYGEAIGLAFQIADDILDATDARALIGRKGGKDAAKGKATYPAVLGVEGARRRARQAADDACEALRAFGSRAEPLAALVRHVVERAS
- a CDS encoding TlyA family RNA methyltransferase, whose amino-acid sequence is MSSSARLDVTLAARGLAPSRERARRMILAGCVYVNGQRARHAGDLVREDAEITVTGPDHEYVSRGGVKLAAALDAFALDVTGRICVDVGASTGGFTDCLLQRGAALVHAVDVGYGQLAWKLRTDSRVRVHERTNMRNLPPSALDPAPSLAVIDASFISLRLLLPATRAQLVPPAEIVALVKPQFEVGREKVGKGGVVRDEAAREEAVAAVVAAAAELGLALRGTCVSPLPGAKKGNVELFVYLAAA
- the rpoZ gene encoding DNA-directed RNA polymerase subunit omega — its product is MARVTVEDCLEKIPNRFELVILAARRAKQLLKGSRPLVETTNKEVVSALREIAAGKVTARYPDQ
- a CDS encoding DnaJ C-terminal domain-containing protein translates to MAKRDSEGGSGRAGASDLYAVLGVPRDATADQIKKAYRKLARKYHPDVNPGDKAAEERFKEISRAHDVLSDERMRKLYDEFGEEALQAGFDPEKAREYRRWKEEASRMRGAGFTARGARASARGFEDLFGGRAAGGFHGFEDLFGDVFTRAATMPQRGADIEVPIRVEFMEAIRGTTRSISLRRPEACPTCKGMGLVAGNRPCSRCGGDGVIEESVRLNVKIPPGVDNGSRVRVPGKGGAGTNGAPPGDIFLVVEVGEHPLLKRDGLDLTLEVPLTVPEAALGATVKVPTPDGEVSLKIPPGTQSGKRFRLRGKGVKSLHGNEHGDFYVRVLVHVPDRAEQAREQIAQLEKYYSRNPRQGLRL